The following coding sequences lie in one Mercenaria mercenaria strain notata chromosome 5, MADL_Memer_1, whole genome shotgun sequence genomic window:
- the LOC123558255 gene encoding myosin heavy chain, striated muscle-like isoform X6: MEIKQPCTFFGYLICPEEEGMSQEEGKFTDNSKDFGPDDEQAQNVSMESADNTKFQGHSESDIVKSQHKQKEHSKEDSKEKDKKSGKKNKNQKYRYKVKCTVLEEEKKNLEEQLEAARRIKPEQEPCNCITRQNVLPDENDTLKKETEKLSKEISELKTDVSKLSQEKEEYVEKLIANEQEVKSVQEAYKLEKDQFEKLIQEKDKKIQGLTSDSVKKDSMLKKHVMNIGNLENDLKKLQQTNAALRNINVNQSEAITALNQEKEALNTEKKNLLMSHCRLSKCAGDNLTYQNPSIADLSDEKRPTKLAEEFSELYDNEWTDAFEEANIENEQGITAFMLQLLKRANELCNEVSENHAESIKQSFSSITVKSHVPKGHLNGRMSLNTQPNPGTSSKTGPDVAQETLLEAVKDLGKPQNGSENEEAGSSEWNDNTLTETAGRGVEIVQGPALPQNSQERNDDEEPKRKRMKLESDFELLRKEQKKTIMEARKFFELQLSEEVERAGSDIIVQELGIDQQKQGTVVSYIKKCMNICWSMCRHEPPVYVEFIDVGDNIPFDTNKYKPYTKSGKLLDYIVWPAVYLHKDGPMLAKGVAQGKA, encoded by the exons atggaaattaaacAACCGTGTACATTCTTTGGCTATTTA ATTTGTCCAGAAGAGGAAGGTATGTCACAAGAAGAAGGGAAATTTACAGACAATAGCAAGGACTTTGG ACCAGATGATGAACAAGCACAGAATGTATCAATGGAATCTGCCGACAACACCAAATTTCAAGGACATTCTGAGAG CGACATTGTGAAGTCACAGCATAAGCAAAAGGAGCATAGCAAAGAAGATAGCaaggaaaaagacaaaaaatctgggaagaaaaataaaaaccaaaaatacag ATATAAAGTAAAGTGTACAGTCCTTGAAGAGGAGAAAAAAAA CCTTGAAGAACAATTAGAAGCAGCTAGGAGAATCAAACCAGAGCAAGAACCATGTAATTGCATCACTAG acaaaatgttcTACCTGACGAAAATGATACACTAAAGAAGGAAACTGAAAAACTCAGCAAAGAAATTTCAGAATTGAAGACCGATGTATCTAAACTTAGCCAGGA GAAAGAGGAATACGTGGAGAAGTTAATAGCCAACGAACAAGAAGTAAAGAGTGTCCAGGAAGCGTACAAATT AGAAAAAGATCAATTCGAAAAGCTGATTCAGGAAAAGGATAAGAAAATACAAGGTCTTACTAGCGACAGCGTCAAAAAAGATTCTATGTTGAAGAAACATGTAATGAATATTGGAAATTTAGAAAATGACCTGAAGAAATTACAACAAACGAACGCAGCCTTGCGCAACATAAATGTTAATCAATCAGAAGCGATTACAGCCCTTAATCAAGAGAAAGAAGCACTCAATACGGAAAAGAAAAATCTTCTGATGAG TCATTGTAGATTGAGCAAATGTGCaggagataatttgacataccAGAATCCGAGCATAGCCGATCTCAGTGATGAAAAAAGACCTACAAAGTTAGCCGAGGAATTCTCGGAATTATACGATAATGAATGGACAGATGCCTTTGAGGAAGCAAACATTGAGAATGAACAAGGGATAACAGCATTTATGTTACAATTATTAAAG CGGGCCAATGAACTATGCAACGAGGTATCGGAAAATCATGCTGAATCTATCAAACAGAGTTTCTCTTCCATAACTGTTAAATCACACGTACCAAAGGGACATTTAAATGGTAGAATGTCTCTCAACACACAGCCTAATCCAGGAACATCTTCAAAG ACAGGTCCAGATGTAGCTCAGGAAACCCTTTTGGAAGCTGTGAAAGATTTAGGTAAACCGCAAAATGGATCTGAAAATGAAGAAGCAGGCTCTAGTGAATGG AATGACAACACCCTGACAGAAACTGCTGGTAGAGGTGTTGAAATCGTACAGGGACCAGCCTTGCCACAAAAT AGTCAGGAAAGAAACGACGATGAAGAACCAAAGCGAAAG AGGATGAAACTTGAATCAGACTTCGAACTGCTCCGGAAGGAACAGAAGAAAACCATTATGGAAGCAAGGAAGTTTTTTGAATTACAACTTTCAGAAGAAGTGGAAAGG GCCGGAAGTGACATCATTGTACAGGAACTAGGTATTGATCAGCAGAAACAAGGGACTGTTGTTTCGTATATTAAGAAGTGCATGAACATCTGCTGGTCAATGTGCAGACATGAACCACCCGTGTATGTTGAATTTATAGATGTGGGTGACAACATTCCTTTcgatacaaacaaatacaaaccatACACAAAATCGGGGAAACTTCTGGATTATATTGTATGGCCGGCAGTTTATCTTCATAAGGATGGGCCCATGCTAGCAAAAGGAGTAGCTCAAGGAAAAGCATAA